In Peptostreptococcus equinus, the DNA window AAATTGCTGAGGCTTTGGCTAAAAAATATGGATTAGACATACTAGAAGTGTATTCAGCAGGAACAGAAGTAAAAAGCAAAATAAATCAGGATGGAGTAAGACTAATAAAAAAAATATATGGAATTGATATGGAAAAAAATCAAAAAACTAAGTTAATAAGTGACATACCACCTGTGGACTACTTAATAACTATGGGGTGTAATGTATCTTGTCCAATAATGTCTTATAAATTTCAAAAAGAGGATTGGGGGCTGGAAGATCCTACCGGAAAAAGTGATGAAGAGTTCATTAAAACAATTACTTTAATAGAGGATAAGGTCTTGAATCTAATAGAAAGAGTCAAAAGAAAGTCTTTTTAGGATATTTTTATATTAAATCATTAATAGAGGGAGAGAATTTATGTCAATAGATAAAGTAAAAGAATTTTTTAAATCCTATTCTATGGAAAACAAGATTCTAGAATTTGATGTCTCAAGTGCAACGGTAGAATTAGCTGCTCAAGCTGTGGGATGTGAAGAAAAGAGAATTGCAAAGACAATGTCATTTTTAGTAGAAAAAAACCTATTTTAGTGGTAGTTGCTGGGGATGCAAAAATTGCTAATTCCAAATTTAAAGCTAAATTTAATACAAAGGCAAAAATGATACCAGCAGATTCGGTAGAAAAATTAATAGGTCATGTAATTGGTGCAGTTTGTCCATTTGCAATAAATGATGAAGTGGACGTATATTTAGATAAGTCATTAAAGAGATTTGATACGGTATTTCCAGACGCAGGGTCTAGTAATAGTGCCATAGAATTAAGTATTGGAGAATTAGAAAAATATTCAAACTTTAAAGATTGGGTGGATATATGTAAAGATTGGGAGTAAATAAATATGAAAATTTTAGTAAGTTCGTGTCTATTAGGACAGGATTGTAAATATAATGGAAAAAATAATTATAGTAAAAATGTAATGGATTATATAAAAGGTCATGAAATTATATCTGTATGTCCTGAAGTAATGGGAGGATTACCAATTCCTAGAGTGCCCGCAGAAATAGTAAATGATATAGTAATAGACAAAAATGGCAAAAATGTGAATGATCAATTTGTCTTAGGTACAGAACGGGCTTATAAATTAGCTGAAGAAAATTCAATTGATTTAGCTATACTAAAGGCAAAGAGTCCAAGCTGTGGATATAAAGAAATATATGATGGTACATTTTCAGGAAAATTAATTGAGGGTAATGGCTTGTTTGCAAAAAAGTTAATAGAAAATGGTTATAAAGTAATGAATGAGAATGATTTATAAAAAACATATTTCAATCTATAATATAAAAATTAATTAAAACTGTGACATAAGTCACAGTTTTTTTAAAATACAAATGATAATATAATCACAAATAAATATATAAGTAATCTAAATGGGTTATAAAGAGGAGATATTATGTACGATATTAC includes these proteins:
- a CDS encoding arsenate reductase ArsC: MKETKVAFVCVHNSCRSQIAEALAKKYGLDILEVYSAGTEVKSKINQDGVRLIKKIYGIDMEKNQKTKLISDIPPVDYLITMGCNVSCPIMSYKFQKEDWGLEDPTGKSDEEFIKTITLIEDKVLNLIERVKRKSF
- a CDS encoding DUF523 domain-containing protein — encoded protein: MKILVSSCLLGQDCKYNGKNNYSKNVMDYIKGHEIISVCPEVMGGLPIPRVPAEIVNDIVIDKNGKNVNDQFVLGTERAYKLAEENSIDLAILKAKSPSCGYKEIYDGTFSGKLIEGNGLFAKKLIENGYKVMNENDL